A window of Pseudocalidococcus azoricus BACA0444 contains these coding sequences:
- the petN gene encoding cytochrome b6-f complex subunit PetN — translation MDILSLGWVGVLGLFTVSIALVVWGRHGM, via the coding sequence ATGGATATTCTTTCCTTGGGTTGGGTTGGTGTTTTAGGACTCTTTACCGTTTCCATTGCCCTCGTTGTTTGGGGCCGTCACGGCATGTAA
- the lgt gene encoding prolipoprotein diacylglyceryl transferase: MSPLVSFLFTSPGPLIHLGPLTLRWYGVIIATAVFIGIWLSQHLARRRHLDPDLIPDLAIWLVLSAVPAARLYYVAFEWDYYHQHPEQIIQVWQGGIAIHGAILGGLVATLIFSKLRKISLWQLLDVIAPSLILGQAMGRWGNFFNSEAFGDPTNLPWKLYIPLNRRPPNLRQFDSFHPTFLYESIWNLGLLGILLWVFFRFPQARPGTLIFIYALGYGAGRLWIEGLRTDSLMLGPLRIAQVMSLVFILIGLGGLLWLYRWQRPLPDVVSTPEQP; the protein is encoded by the coding sequence ATGTCACCCCTTGTCAGTTTTCTTTTTACCTCCCCCGGCCCCCTGATTCACCTCGGCCCCCTCACCTTGCGCTGGTATGGAGTCATTATTGCCACCGCTGTATTTATCGGTATTTGGCTCTCCCAACATCTGGCCCGCCGCCGCCACTTGGATCCGGACTTAATTCCTGATTTAGCCATCTGGTTAGTCCTGTCCGCCGTCCCCGCCGCCCGCCTCTATTACGTTGCCTTTGAGTGGGACTATTACCACCAGCACCCTGAACAGATTATCCAAGTGTGGCAGGGGGGCATCGCCATTCATGGGGCCATTCTCGGGGGACTGGTGGCAACCCTGATTTTTAGTAAGCTCCGTAAAATCTCCCTCTGGCAGTTATTAGACGTGATTGCGCCCTCCCTGATTTTGGGCCAGGCCATGGGCCGTTGGGGCAACTTTTTCAACTCTGAGGCTTTTGGGGATCCAACCAACCTACCCTGGAAGCTCTACATTCCCCTCAACCGCCGCCCCCCCAACCTACGTCAATTTGACTCCTTTCATCCCACCTTTCTCTATGAATCCATTTGGAACCTGGGGCTACTGGGGATTTTGCTCTGGGTATTTTTTCGGTTTCCCCAGGCCCGGCCAGGAACCCTTATTTTTATCTATGCCTTGGGATATGGGGCTGGCCGGCTTTGGATTGAAGGCCTGCGTACCGATAGTTTAATGCTGGGGCCCCTACGCATTGCCCAAGTCATGAGCCTCGTGTTTATTCTGATTGGCCTGGGAGGTCTGCTCTGGCTCTATCGCTGGCAACGGCCCTTACCCGATGTGGTCTCAACCCCAGAACAACCCTAA